In Jaculus jaculus isolate mJacJac1 chromosome 4, mJacJac1.mat.Y.cur, whole genome shotgun sequence, a single genomic region encodes these proteins:
- the Nr4a2 gene encoding nuclear receptor subfamily 4 group A member 2 isoform X1 has protein sequence MPCVQAQYGSSPQGASPASQSYSYHSSGEYSSDFLTPEFVKFSMDLTNTEITATTSLPSFSTFMDNYSTGYDVKPPCLYQMPLSGQQSSIKVEDIPMHNYQQHSHLPPQSEEMMPHSGSVYYKPSSPPTPSTPGFQVQHGPMWDDPGSLHNFHQNYVATTHMIEQRKTPVSRLSLFSFKQSPPGTPVSSCQMRFEGPLHVPMNPEPAGSHHVVDGQTFAVPNPIRKPTSMGFPGLQIGHASQLLDTQVPSPPSRGSPSNEGLCAVCGDNAACQHYGVRTCEGCKGFFKRTVQKNAKYVCLANKNCPVDKRRRNRCQYCRFQKCLAVGMVKEVVRTDSLKGRRGRLPSKPKSPQDPSPPSPPVSLISALVRAHVDSNPAMTSLDYSRFQANPDYQMSGDDTQHIQQFYDLLTGSMEIIRGWAEKIPGFADLPKADQDLLFESAFLELFVLRLAYRSNPVEGKLIFCNGVVLHRLQCVRGFGEWIDSIVEFSSNLQNMSIDISAFSCIAALAMVTERHGLKEPKRVEELQNKIVNCLKDHVTFNNGGLNRPNYLSKLLGKLPELRTLCTQGLQRIFYLKLEDLVPPPAIIDKLFLDTLPF, from the exons ATGCCTTGTGTTCAGGCGCAGTATGGGTCCTCGCCTCAAGGAGCCAGCCCCGCTTCTCAGAGCTACAGTTACCACTCTTCGGGAGAATACAGCTCCGATTTCTTAACTCCAGAGTTTGTCAAGTTTAGCATGGACCTCACCAACACTGAAATCACTGCCACCACTTCTCTCCCCAGCTTCAGTACCTTTATGGACAACTACAGCACAGGCTACGACGTCAAGCCACCTTGCTTGTACCAAATGCCTCTGTCCGGACAGCAGTCCTCCATTAAGGTAGAAGACATTCCGATGCACAACTACCAGCAACACAGCCACCTGCCCCCCCAGTCCGAGGAGATGATGCCGCATTCCGGGTCGGTTTACTACAAGCCTTCCTCGCCCCCGACCCCCAGCACCCCGGGCTTCCAGGTGCAGCACGGCCCGATGTGGGACGATCCAGGCTCTCTCCACAACTTCCACCAGAACTACGTGGCCACCACGCATATGATCGAGCAGAGGAAGACACCGGTCTCCCGCCTCTCGCTCTTCTCCTTCAAGCAGTCGCCTCCAGGCACGCCAGTGTCTAGCTGCCAGATGCGCTTCGAGGGCCCCCTGCACGTCCCCATGAACCCGGAGCCCGCCGGCAGCCACCACGTCGTGGATGGGCAGACGTTCGCCGTGCCCAACCCTATTCGCAAGCCCACCTCCATGGGCTTCCCGGGCTTGCAGATCGGCCACGCGTCGCAGCTGCTTGACACGCAAGTGCCCTCGCCGCCGTCGCGGGGATCCCCCTCCAACGAGGGTCTGTGTGCCGTGTGCGGTGACAACGCGGCCTGCCAACACTATGGTGTACGCACTTGTGAGGGCTGCAAAGGTTTCTTTAAG CGCACGGTGCAGAAAAACGCAAAATACGTGTGTTTAGCAAATAAAAACTGCCCCGTGGACAAGCGGCGCAGGAATCGCTGTCAGTACTGTCGATTTCAGAAGTGCCTGGCTGTTGGAATGGTGAAGGAAG tggttcgCACCGACAGTTTAAAAGGCAGGAGAGGTCGTTTACCTTCAAAACCGAAGAGCCCACAGGATCCCTCTCCCCCCTCACCTCCGGTGAGTCTGATCAGTGCCCTGGTCAGGGCTCATGTCGACTCCAACCCGGCTATGACCAGCCTGGACTATTCCAGG TTCCAGGCGAACCCTGACTATCAGATGAGTGGAGATGACACCCAGCATATACAGCAATTCTATGATCTCCTGACTGGTTCCATGGAGATCATAAGAGGCTGGGCAGAGAAGATCCCTGGCTTTGCAGACCTGCCCAAAGCTGACCAAGACCTGCTTTTTGAATCAGCTTTCTTAGAATTATTTGTCCTGCGATTAGCATACAG GTCCAACCCAGTGGAGGGTAAACTCATCTTTTGCAATGGGGTGGTCTTGCACAGGTTGCAATGCGTTCGTGGCTTTGGGGAATGGATTGATTCCATTGTTGAATTCTCCTCCAACTTGCAGAATATGAGCATCGACATCTCTGCCTTCTCCTGCATTGCTGCCCTGGCTATGGTCACAG AGAGACATGGGCTCAAGGAACCCAAGAGagtggaagaactacaaaacaaaatagtaaattGTCTTAAAGACCATGTGACTTTCAATAATGGGGGCTTGAACCGCCCCAACTATCTGTCCAAACTGTTGGGGAAGCTCCCAGAACTCCGCACCCTTTGCACACAGGGGCTCCAGCGCATTTTCTACCTGAAATTGGAAGACTTGGTACCACCGCCAGCAATAATTGACAAGCTTTTCCTGGACACTTTACCTTTCTAA
- the Nr4a2 gene encoding nuclear receptor subfamily 4 group A member 2 isoform X4, producing MPCVQAQYGSSPQGASPASQSYSYHSSGEYSSDFLTPEFVKFSMDLTNTEITATTSLPSFSTFMDNYSTGYDVKPPCLYQMPLSGQQSSIKVEDIPMHNYQQHSHLPPQSEEMMPHSGSVYYKPSSPPTPSTPGFQVQHGPMWDDPGSLHNFHQNYVATTHMIEQRKTPVSRLSLFSFKQSPPGTPVSSCQMRFEGPLHVPMNPEPAGSHHVVDGQTFAVPNPIRKPTSMGFPGLQIGHASQLLDTQVPSPPSRGSPSNEGLCAVCGDNAACQHYGVRTCEGCKGFFKRTVQKNAKYVCLANKNCPVDKRRRNRCQYCRFQKCLAVGMVKEVVRTDSLKGRRGRLPSKPKSPQDPSPPSPPVSLISALVRAHVDSNPAMTSLDYSRFQANPDYQMSGDDTQHIQQFYDLLTGSMEIIRGWAEKIPGFADLPKADQDLLFESAFLELFVLRLAYRSNPVEEYEHRHLCLLLHCCPGYGHRETWAQGTQESGRTTKQNSKLS from the exons ATGCCTTGTGTTCAGGCGCAGTATGGGTCCTCGCCTCAAGGAGCCAGCCCCGCTTCTCAGAGCTACAGTTACCACTCTTCGGGAGAATACAGCTCCGATTTCTTAACTCCAGAGTTTGTCAAGTTTAGCATGGACCTCACCAACACTGAAATCACTGCCACCACTTCTCTCCCCAGCTTCAGTACCTTTATGGACAACTACAGCACAGGCTACGACGTCAAGCCACCTTGCTTGTACCAAATGCCTCTGTCCGGACAGCAGTCCTCCATTAAGGTAGAAGACATTCCGATGCACAACTACCAGCAACACAGCCACCTGCCCCCCCAGTCCGAGGAGATGATGCCGCATTCCGGGTCGGTTTACTACAAGCCTTCCTCGCCCCCGACCCCCAGCACCCCGGGCTTCCAGGTGCAGCACGGCCCGATGTGGGACGATCCAGGCTCTCTCCACAACTTCCACCAGAACTACGTGGCCACCACGCATATGATCGAGCAGAGGAAGACACCGGTCTCCCGCCTCTCGCTCTTCTCCTTCAAGCAGTCGCCTCCAGGCACGCCAGTGTCTAGCTGCCAGATGCGCTTCGAGGGCCCCCTGCACGTCCCCATGAACCCGGAGCCCGCCGGCAGCCACCACGTCGTGGATGGGCAGACGTTCGCCGTGCCCAACCCTATTCGCAAGCCCACCTCCATGGGCTTCCCGGGCTTGCAGATCGGCCACGCGTCGCAGCTGCTTGACACGCAAGTGCCCTCGCCGCCGTCGCGGGGATCCCCCTCCAACGAGGGTCTGTGTGCCGTGTGCGGTGACAACGCGGCCTGCCAACACTATGGTGTACGCACTTGTGAGGGCTGCAAAGGTTTCTTTAAG CGCACGGTGCAGAAAAACGCAAAATACGTGTGTTTAGCAAATAAAAACTGCCCCGTGGACAAGCGGCGCAGGAATCGCTGTCAGTACTGTCGATTTCAGAAGTGCCTGGCTGTTGGAATGGTGAAGGAAG tggttcgCACCGACAGTTTAAAAGGCAGGAGAGGTCGTTTACCTTCAAAACCGAAGAGCCCACAGGATCCCTCTCCCCCCTCACCTCCGGTGAGTCTGATCAGTGCCCTGGTCAGGGCTCATGTCGACTCCAACCCGGCTATGACCAGCCTGGACTATTCCAGG TTCCAGGCGAACCCTGACTATCAGATGAGTGGAGATGACACCCAGCATATACAGCAATTCTATGATCTCCTGACTGGTTCCATGGAGATCATAAGAGGCTGGGCAGAGAAGATCCCTGGCTTTGCAGACCTGCCCAAAGCTGACCAAGACCTGCTTTTTGAATCAGCTTTCTTAGAATTATTTGTCCTGCGATTAGCATACAG GTCCAACCCAGTGGAGG AATATGAGCATCGACATCTCTGCCTTCTCCTGCATTGCTGCCCTGGCTATGGTCACAG AGAGACATGGGCTCAAGGAACCCAAGAGagtggaagaactacaaaacaaaatagtaaattGTCTTAA
- the Nr4a2 gene encoding nuclear receptor subfamily 4 group A member 2 isoform X3, translating into MDNYSTGYDVKPPCLYQMPLSGQQSSIKVEDIPMHNYQQHSHLPPQSEEMMPHSGSVYYKPSSPPTPSTPGFQVQHGPMWDDPGSLHNFHQNYVATTHMIEQRKTPVSRLSLFSFKQSPPGTPVSSCQMRFEGPLHVPMNPEPAGSHHVVDGQTFAVPNPIRKPTSMGFPGLQIGHASQLLDTQVPSPPSRGSPSNEGLCAVCGDNAACQHYGVRTCEGCKGFFKRTVQKNAKYVCLANKNCPVDKRRRNRCQYCRFQKCLAVGMVKEVVRTDSLKGRRGRLPSKPKSPQDPSPPSPPVSLISALVRAHVDSNPAMTSLDYSRFQANPDYQMSGDDTQHIQQFYDLLTGSMEIIRGWAEKIPGFADLPKADQDLLFESAFLELFVLRLAYRSNPVEGKLIFCNGVVLHRLQCVRGFGEWIDSIVEFSSNLQNMSIDISAFSCIAALAMVTERHGLKEPKRVEELQNKIVNCLKDHVTFNNGGLNRPNYLSKLLGKLPELRTLCTQGLQRIFYLKLEDLVPPPAIIDKLFLDTLPF; encoded by the exons ATGGACAACTACAGCACAGGCTACGACGTCAAGCCACCTTGCTTGTACCAAATGCCTCTGTCCGGACAGCAGTCCTCCATTAAGGTAGAAGACATTCCGATGCACAACTACCAGCAACACAGCCACCTGCCCCCCCAGTCCGAGGAGATGATGCCGCATTCCGGGTCGGTTTACTACAAGCCTTCCTCGCCCCCGACCCCCAGCACCCCGGGCTTCCAGGTGCAGCACGGCCCGATGTGGGACGATCCAGGCTCTCTCCACAACTTCCACCAGAACTACGTGGCCACCACGCATATGATCGAGCAGAGGAAGACACCGGTCTCCCGCCTCTCGCTCTTCTCCTTCAAGCAGTCGCCTCCAGGCACGCCAGTGTCTAGCTGCCAGATGCGCTTCGAGGGCCCCCTGCACGTCCCCATGAACCCGGAGCCCGCCGGCAGCCACCACGTCGTGGATGGGCAGACGTTCGCCGTGCCCAACCCTATTCGCAAGCCCACCTCCATGGGCTTCCCGGGCTTGCAGATCGGCCACGCGTCGCAGCTGCTTGACACGCAAGTGCCCTCGCCGCCGTCGCGGGGATCCCCCTCCAACGAGGGTCTGTGTGCCGTGTGCGGTGACAACGCGGCCTGCCAACACTATGGTGTACGCACTTGTGAGGGCTGCAAAGGTTTCTTTAAG CGCACGGTGCAGAAAAACGCAAAATACGTGTGTTTAGCAAATAAAAACTGCCCCGTGGACAAGCGGCGCAGGAATCGCTGTCAGTACTGTCGATTTCAGAAGTGCCTGGCTGTTGGAATGGTGAAGGAAG tggttcgCACCGACAGTTTAAAAGGCAGGAGAGGTCGTTTACCTTCAAAACCGAAGAGCCCACAGGATCCCTCTCCCCCCTCACCTCCGGTGAGTCTGATCAGTGCCCTGGTCAGGGCTCATGTCGACTCCAACCCGGCTATGACCAGCCTGGACTATTCCAGG TTCCAGGCGAACCCTGACTATCAGATGAGTGGAGATGACACCCAGCATATACAGCAATTCTATGATCTCCTGACTGGTTCCATGGAGATCATAAGAGGCTGGGCAGAGAAGATCCCTGGCTTTGCAGACCTGCCCAAAGCTGACCAAGACCTGCTTTTTGAATCAGCTTTCTTAGAATTATTTGTCCTGCGATTAGCATACAG GTCCAACCCAGTGGAGGGTAAACTCATCTTTTGCAATGGGGTGGTCTTGCACAGGTTGCAATGCGTTCGTGGCTTTGGGGAATGGATTGATTCCATTGTTGAATTCTCCTCCAACTTGCAGAATATGAGCATCGACATCTCTGCCTTCTCCTGCATTGCTGCCCTGGCTATGGTCACAG AGAGACATGGGCTCAAGGAACCCAAGAGagtggaagaactacaaaacaaaatagtaaattGTCTTAAAGACCATGTGACTTTCAATAATGGGGGCTTGAACCGCCCCAACTATCTGTCCAAACTGTTGGGGAAGCTCCCAGAACTCCGCACCCTTTGCACACAGGGGCTCCAGCGCATTTTCTACCTGAAATTGGAAGACTTGGTACCACCGCCAGCAATAATTGACAAGCTTTTCCTGGACACTTTACCTTTCTAA
- the Nr4a2 gene encoding nuclear receptor subfamily 4 group A member 2 isoform X2, with the protein MPCVQAQYGSSPQGASPASQSYSYHSSGEYSSDFLTPEFVKFSMDLTNTEITATTSLPSFSTFMDNYSTGYDVKPPCLYQMPLSGQQSSIKVEDIPMHNYQQHSHLPPQSEEMMPHSGSVYYKPSSPPTPSTPGFQVQHGPMWDDPGSLHNFHQNYVATTHMIEQRKTPVSRLSLFSFKQSPPGTPVSSCQMRFEGPLHVPMNPEPAGSHHVVDGQTFAVPNPIRKPTSMGFPGLQIGHASQLLDTQVPSPPSRGSPSNEGLCAVCGDNAACQHYGVRTCEGCKGFFKRTVQKNAKYVCLANKNCPVDKRRRNRCQYCRFQKCLAVGMVKEVVRTDSLKGRRGRLPSKPKSPQDPSPPSPPFQANPDYQMSGDDTQHIQQFYDLLTGSMEIIRGWAEKIPGFADLPKADQDLLFESAFLELFVLRLAYRSNPVEGKLIFCNGVVLHRLQCVRGFGEWIDSIVEFSSNLQNMSIDISAFSCIAALAMVTERHGLKEPKRVEELQNKIVNCLKDHVTFNNGGLNRPNYLSKLLGKLPELRTLCTQGLQRIFYLKLEDLVPPPAIIDKLFLDTLPF; encoded by the exons ATGCCTTGTGTTCAGGCGCAGTATGGGTCCTCGCCTCAAGGAGCCAGCCCCGCTTCTCAGAGCTACAGTTACCACTCTTCGGGAGAATACAGCTCCGATTTCTTAACTCCAGAGTTTGTCAAGTTTAGCATGGACCTCACCAACACTGAAATCACTGCCACCACTTCTCTCCCCAGCTTCAGTACCTTTATGGACAACTACAGCACAGGCTACGACGTCAAGCCACCTTGCTTGTACCAAATGCCTCTGTCCGGACAGCAGTCCTCCATTAAGGTAGAAGACATTCCGATGCACAACTACCAGCAACACAGCCACCTGCCCCCCCAGTCCGAGGAGATGATGCCGCATTCCGGGTCGGTTTACTACAAGCCTTCCTCGCCCCCGACCCCCAGCACCCCGGGCTTCCAGGTGCAGCACGGCCCGATGTGGGACGATCCAGGCTCTCTCCACAACTTCCACCAGAACTACGTGGCCACCACGCATATGATCGAGCAGAGGAAGACACCGGTCTCCCGCCTCTCGCTCTTCTCCTTCAAGCAGTCGCCTCCAGGCACGCCAGTGTCTAGCTGCCAGATGCGCTTCGAGGGCCCCCTGCACGTCCCCATGAACCCGGAGCCCGCCGGCAGCCACCACGTCGTGGATGGGCAGACGTTCGCCGTGCCCAACCCTATTCGCAAGCCCACCTCCATGGGCTTCCCGGGCTTGCAGATCGGCCACGCGTCGCAGCTGCTTGACACGCAAGTGCCCTCGCCGCCGTCGCGGGGATCCCCCTCCAACGAGGGTCTGTGTGCCGTGTGCGGTGACAACGCGGCCTGCCAACACTATGGTGTACGCACTTGTGAGGGCTGCAAAGGTTTCTTTAAG CGCACGGTGCAGAAAAACGCAAAATACGTGTGTTTAGCAAATAAAAACTGCCCCGTGGACAAGCGGCGCAGGAATCGCTGTCAGTACTGTCGATTTCAGAAGTGCCTGGCTGTTGGAATGGTGAAGGAAG tggttcgCACCGACAGTTTAAAAGGCAGGAGAGGTCGTTTACCTTCAAAACCGAAGAGCCCACAGGATCCCTCTCCCCCCTCACCTCCG TTCCAGGCGAACCCTGACTATCAGATGAGTGGAGATGACACCCAGCATATACAGCAATTCTATGATCTCCTGACTGGTTCCATGGAGATCATAAGAGGCTGGGCAGAGAAGATCCCTGGCTTTGCAGACCTGCCCAAAGCTGACCAAGACCTGCTTTTTGAATCAGCTTTCTTAGAATTATTTGTCCTGCGATTAGCATACAG GTCCAACCCAGTGGAGGGTAAACTCATCTTTTGCAATGGGGTGGTCTTGCACAGGTTGCAATGCGTTCGTGGCTTTGGGGAATGGATTGATTCCATTGTTGAATTCTCCTCCAACTTGCAGAATATGAGCATCGACATCTCTGCCTTCTCCTGCATTGCTGCCCTGGCTATGGTCACAG AGAGACATGGGCTCAAGGAACCCAAGAGagtggaagaactacaaaacaaaatagtaaattGTCTTAAAGACCATGTGACTTTCAATAATGGGGGCTTGAACCGCCCCAACTATCTGTCCAAACTGTTGGGGAAGCTCCCAGAACTCCGCACCCTTTGCACACAGGGGCTCCAGCGCATTTTCTACCTGAAATTGGAAGACTTGGTACCACCGCCAGCAATAATTGACAAGCTTTTCCTGGACACTTTACCTTTCTAA